TTTGACAATAAATTTTCTGCACCTTTTAAGTTAGTTTTATAAGAATGATAGCTGTAGCCATATACAGATAAAGGTACACCTAAAGAGCAGGTTATAATTAGGGCTGCTGCAATTTTAATCTTGTTTTTCATTTCATATACTCCAATTCTATAATATTATATTTACTATAACATGCATAAAGCCACAATAACAATAATATTTAAATAAAAACTAAATTACCTATAATTCAAAAATATGGTTGACGATACTAACAATTGATAGTATTATTAAAATATAAACTAACAATTGATAGGTTTAAAATGGGAGATAATATGGAATCAAAAAAAAATACTAAACAAAATATATTTGAAGAAGCAGCAAAATTATTTGCTAAAGATGGATATAATGGTGTTTCTATGAGGCAAATTGCACGAGAAGTAGGAATAAAAGAAAGTTCTATATATAATCATTATAAAAATAAAGAAGAGATTTTGAGTAGTTTGTTTGACTATTTTGCAGAAACTCTAACAAAATACAGACCTAGTGAAGAAGAGATTGAAAAAATGCTTAATTACATGTCAGTTGCAGATGTTTTTAAACAATTAATTATTGGGCTAGGAAAGACTTTAAACGGTACGTTAGATACTATTGCAAGGATAATATATACTGAGCAGTTTAGAAATGAAAAAGCAAAAAAAATCATGCTTGATAACTTAATAAAGGAGCCATCGGAGTTTGCAGCGAAGGTTTTAAGAATAATGCTTAGAAAGAAATTGATAAGGGAAATTGATATAGAATTGATTGCACGTGAATATAACTACGCTCTTTTAGCTATAACCTTTGAATATGCACATGCAGTAAGCACTGGTCAGGACACATCTCCTATAATTAAAAAGATGTTTGAGCATGTAGAGTTTATATGTAATGCGATAAAATACTAGTTTAGTGTTAAAGGGGATTTTATGTATGAGGAAAGGGATATTTATAACAGGAATCATTTCACCAATAATATATGTTTTATATGTTATCATTGGTGGAGTTCTTTGGAAGGGATATAGTCAAGTAAAACAGCCAATAAGTGATTTGTCTGCAAGCGGAGCTCCGAACCTTGGTATGGTCAATAATTTTGGCATGCTATCTCAAATATTTGGACTGATTTTTGCAATAGGCGCATTTATTTACTTAAAAAAGCTTAAGATAAAAAGTTTGAATATATCAATGCTTCTACTTATAGCTGAGGGGGTAGTAAGTATTTCATATTCTTTTTTCCCAGAAGATATGAAGGGAGCTACTCTAACTTTTACAGGGATTATGCATTTTGTTGTAACTGGATTAATAGTTCCCATAGTTATTTTAATGCCATTGTTTGCAGGCATTGCATTTAAAAAGTTTAATGAGTACAAAAGATTTTCAACATATTCTATAATAACTTCAATAGTTATATTTATTTCAGGTATATTATCTGTTGTTGTAATGGCAAATGATTTTCCCTTCTTTGGAGTTGTTGAAAGGATTAATATAGGAGCACTACAATTATGGATACTTTTATTTGCTATTAAGCTCTTAAATATGAAAACTGAAAATTAATTAAAAGTCTACGTTGTTCGTTGTAATAAAAAATGTAGACTTCTATATTATAAGTTGAATTTTTTCTTCCAAGCACCACTTAAAAAGCGCATAAAAAGAAGTAAAAAACGAAATACATTGTCACATATCATACAAATCCATACTGCTTTTAAACCTAAATGAAATTTATATATGCATACAGTTGCCGATAAAATTCTTACTCCCCACATGGATATTATTGATACAAATACAGGAGTTTTAGTATCACCCATTCCGTTAAATATTCCTTCAAGCATTATGAGTGCCCCAAATAAAGGTTCAGACACAGCTACAAGTCTTAGGATGGAAGCACCAGATTTAATTACTAAAGGATCATTTATAAAAATAGACATAATAAAACTAGGAAATAAAAATAAAATAGTACCGGTTATAGTCATTACAATAGTAGCCATTGCTATAATAGTAACAGACATTTGGTGTAATTTCTCTTGGTTTTTTTCACCTAAAGCATTTCCAGCCAAGGTTGATGCAGATGATTGCATACCGAAGCCAGGAATATAGAAGGCTTCTTCGGCAGTTAAGGCAATTGAATGAGCAGCAAAGGCTAAAGTTCCTAACCTAGTTACAATAGAAGAAAAAACAACTTGACCAAGGCATGTACCCACATGTTCAATAGTTACAGGGAAGCCTACTTTAATACACCTTCCCATAACTTCCATATTAAGTTTGATTTTTTCACCCTTAGGGGAAACCAGCCTATTTCTATATAGTGCAAAAAGCATTAAAAGACCACTTATAGTATAAGCTACAGCACCAGCAATAGCAGAGCCTACTATACCTAAACCTGCGCCATGGGTATGAATCTTTAAACCTCCAACAGATATAGTTTGATTACCGTAAATTAATATGCAATTTAGAAGGATATTAATTATATTCATAATAAGGTTTACTTTCATAGGTGTCTTCATGTCACCCGTAGCGCGTAGAACGGCACCAAAAATTATAATAGCAACACGAAACAGCATAGGAATGCATATTATACCAAAATATAAAGATGCATTTTTTTGAATTTCAGGAGAGGCACCTAGCCATTTGGGTAAAAATGGGCTTATGGATAAAGTTATTATGCCCATAACTAATCCTAATACAATAGTAATTATGATAGATTGAACAGCAGCTATTTTTGCTTTCTTTAATTTTTTTGCGCCTATGCAGAAGGATATGTAAGATAGTATACCTACGTCCATAGCAAAGGCAGGGCTATTTATAAGCCAAGTTACTGTGGTTGTAAGCCCAACAGCAGCCGAAGCCTCAGCACCAAGCCTACCAACCATAGCGGAAGATACATACTGCACTGTAGTTTCAAGAGCTTGTTCAAGCACAGCAGGCCAGGATAAGGCAAAAATAGATATAATCATTTCTTTTCTTTGGTTTATAGTTTTTGTAATGTTTAACATAATGTTTCTCCGCACTTTTTAGATTGATTATATATTGATGATAAGACATTTTTTACTATATGGTCAAGTGAATAGGATAAATATGATAGAATATACATAAGATTAAAAGATGCTTTGTATATTTTTTCTACATGACAAAGAGTAAGTATTTCTATTATAATAATAAAGTGAAACTAGTTTAATTGATAAGATATTTTACACTATTAAAAGTACTAAAAATTTTGGAGAGAAGGTTAAGAAAGTTAGCATGAAAAGAATAAAAGAAATTTTTAGTGACTATGGAAATGGTAACATAAATAGTGCTGTAGTAGAATCGGTAGTCTTAAAGAAGAAAAGTAAGACATTAGAAATGAAAATAAGTTCCGATAGGTATATCGAAATAAGAGAATTTCAAAGGTTTAATAGCTTCATAAAAAAGAGGTTTAAACTAGATGATTCTGTGATTGAGGTAAACTATCTTGATGGAACCAATAAAAAACCCATAAAAGATGAAATAAAAGATATTGTGCTTTCTATGACAGATAAACATCCTGTTTTAAAAGCATTAATAAATAGTAGTAAATGTGAAGTTGAAGAAAATACTATAAATTTCAAATTTAAGATTGCAGCAGCAGATTTTTTTAAGTCTATGAATTATGATAAAAAGCTTTATAATGCAATAAAAACTCTTTATGGTGCAGCCTATAATATAAATTTTGTTGACAATGTAAGTAGTGAAGAGTTGATGCTTCAGCAAGAGGCTAGAGATCAAGAAATGCTGGCAATTTCAAAACAAATAAAAGAGGCTATGGGAAGTACTACTCAAGCTTCTGTAGAACCAGCTGTAGTCAGGGAAAATACATATAAAAAAGAAGAAGGTAAAGAAGAAGGCAAGGGTAAAAAAGTTGATTCTTTATTGATATTAGGAAGAAGTTCTAAAATTAAAGAAAATGTTATAAAAATAACTGATATCACGCCTGATGAAGGAAAGGTAGCTATAGAAGGTGAGATATCAAACATAGAAACAAGAGAGCTAAAAAGTGGAAAGACTTTGGTTTCATTTGATTTATACGATGGATCAAGTTCTATGACCTGCAAATCTTTCTTAAAACCAGGTGAAGACGGTGAAGTT
The Clostridium felsineum DSM 794 DNA segment above includes these coding regions:
- a CDS encoding TetR/AcrR family transcriptional regulator, with product MESKKNTKQNIFEEAAKLFAKDGYNGVSMRQIAREVGIKESSIYNHYKNKEEILSSLFDYFAETLTKYRPSEEEIEKMLNYMSVADVFKQLIIGLGKTLNGTLDTIARIIYTEQFRNEKAKKIMLDNLIKEPSEFAAKVLRIMLRKKLIREIDIELIAREYNYALLAITFEYAHAVSTGQDTSPIIKKMFEHVEFICNAIKY
- a CDS encoding DUF998 domain-containing protein produces the protein MRKGIFITGIISPIIYVLYVIIGGVLWKGYSQVKQPISDLSASGAPNLGMVNNFGMLSQIFGLIFAIGAFIYLKKLKIKSLNISMLLLIAEGVVSISYSFFPEDMKGATLTFTGIMHFVVTGLIVPIVILMPLFAGIAFKKFNEYKRFSTYSIITSIVIFISGILSVVVMANDFPFFGVVERINIGALQLWILLFAIKLLNMKTEN
- a CDS encoding MATE family efflux transporter, with the protein product MLNITKTINQRKEMIISIFALSWPAVLEQALETTVQYVSSAMVGRLGAEASAAVGLTTTVTWLINSPAFAMDVGILSYISFCIGAKKLKKAKIAAVQSIIITIVLGLVMGIITLSISPFLPKWLGASPEIQKNASLYFGIICIPMLFRVAIIIFGAVLRATGDMKTPMKVNLIMNIINILLNCILIYGNQTISVGGLKIHTHGAGLGIVGSAIAGAVAYTISGLLMLFALYRNRLVSPKGEKIKLNMEVMGRCIKVGFPVTIEHVGTCLGQVVFSSIVTRLGTLAFAAHSIALTAEEAFYIPGFGMQSSASTLAGNALGEKNQEKLHQMSVTIIAMATIVMTITGTILFLFPSFIMSIFINDPLVIKSGASILRLVAVSEPLFGALIMLEGIFNGMGDTKTPVFVSIISMWGVRILSATVCIYKFHLGLKAVWICMICDNVFRFLLLFMRFLSGAWKKKFNL